From the Manihot esculenta cultivar AM560-2 chromosome 14, M.esculenta_v8, whole genome shotgun sequence genome, the window tatcaataCAAACAAATATGTAAAAGTATATAACATATCctaaaaaattagagaaaaatatGTGCAAAATCAGTATTCAGTTGAGTTGTAGTATACTACGCTATCGATATTAGggatgagcagtattcggttcaaatcaaaaaaattgatcgaattgaattaattttaaaattcaattcggttttttattcaattcgattcggttcgatttttaatttttggttcgattcggttttgatcagaaaaaaatcgaaaaaaccgaaccgaaccgattagtgataataatatgttactttcaataatatagagaaattaaattatattaatattaaaatattttaattaaattttaaaatattaaaaataaagtgtaaaaaataaaaaaaatttattaaaaattaaaaccgatcaaaccgaaccgaatcagaccagtTCAGTTCAATTcggtttctgattaaaatcagttcggtttgatttttataaatactaaaatttcaattttcggtttattcggttcggttcggtttaaaaccgaaccgaccgaatgctcacccctactcgaTACAGTTTTATAAATATTCTAGTTTAGTGtttagtaaaaaattataatcaaaattaaaatcaaaagaaTTATAATCATAActaaaaccaaaaaataaattctttgaTATGGTTATTCGATTTATTTCTCTAACCCAAAAATCATGCACAGTTGTAACATGATACCCAGCCCATTAgatccattttcttttttataaaactaaataaaaaatgaaaaatatagtatagttaattaaatttaaggttAGGGAGATTTGCAAATTTAAGAAATCTGTAAATGGTTTGGGCcaaagaaaaatttattttctttgtttgGGTTTCTATTAAAGGTCCATTTTATAagtcattaaaaattattagctCTAAAGCTTGGTTCCCATGAACTTGGGTCAAACTTGGGCTCAGTTGTAGTCTAAAGTTattctaatttattttgataaatatataaattttataaaatgtagttatttgcaaatttattttatatttgaaataattcaattaaaaaatttacatgatttatatttgtaacaaataaaaaattaaagtttggttttctctttattttgttTGAGGTACTCATAACATAATTAATTGATATAAACAAAGAATATGAATATGGAGAAGTATAATATGGTGATACAAGGTGGCAAGGCAggttctctctctttctctaacattctatattaagaaatattagtatttaattaattaattaattaaattaacctACCAACCAAATCTCTTAGTGTTTCTAAAAACATATAGTTGTTAAACTTACAACACTCACATATGTCATTCATCCACCCCTATAATTAAGCTCTTCTAAGTTAAACAACCTTTAACCCACTCatctaaatatttattaaaatctcaTAAACTATACACCACTCACACACCACCCACACTCATCACCCACACTGATATTCTGAAATCCAGAAAGTAAAATTTACAATGGTTGTATAAACGTAGATGGAGAAGAAGACGTTTCTCCCTTTTATCGATTTTTCTTTTGTTCACTAGTGACGTTTAATTGCCTTCCTATAGTGCCACCACCGGTCTCTGCCACTCACGGACGTACGGATGTGTTAGAGTCTCTTTATACGCCAAGCGACCATTTAATTCTTTCCAGCACGCATGCGAGTAGGGCTTCAAAGTGACTGGACCCGCTCTCCCTACTCCCTGTCATTAGGCTAGGCTTCCAGAGGATGGGCCTGCGTGCATGCCTCCTACTTCATATTACCGGGTTGAAACGCTCCATGTAAGCtggtttatttatgaaaaaggtCTGGTAGATTTTGGACCTGAACTTTCCTTTAACATCTGACCTTATTCTCGAGAGTAAAAAGTCGGGCGTCATCACACACACTTGAAAAGCCAAAAATTGctcttgaaattttattttaatttaaacaacaTCAAGAAATCATACCAACtatactttatttaattttatttaaatttatttaaattttcaaattatagtTCAAAGATAAAggaagaaatatttttatataatgagAGGGCATAGTTCAACTAACACATGTAATTTGTCCCTTTGTGATGCAATTTGGAGCATATTCATATGCTCACCTCCATTATATATATACTTGTGATTAGGGCAAGTCTACCTGTTTCATCAACTGCCAtgcatttttcttttaatatatatttatgtgtGAAAATATTATTGAGAATTTAGTACAGAATCATTGTCCAAATAATATAATTGTTCTTAATAAGTAAATTGGAATTATTTTTTGGATCTTCATCCCTAATTACATGTTTCTTctcataattatatattttatttttcctttgttAGTTGAGATGGTCTCTTCACCAGCTGTGAATTCTCCACTTGCATGCTATTATTCATCACTCATTCTCTCTTtatcatatatataatttcttttaaaaaaaattcaatttttgaggTTAAAATAAGTAGttattttataacaaaatttCTAATATTAGTTTTTCTTTAGAATTAATCTTAAAATATTCTATAGTAAAgaaaaatactattttataaCTTATATCCGGTATTTGTGGTGGTACGTatgtattaaaaaagaaacaaaacatAGTATACCGACACGACATTAAATGACAATAAATAGTAACCAACCAAGTGCAGCCAAGTGGTCCTTACTATGTCAGTTTCTGTCCTCAATATTAGGGCTAAACCTTATATACTTTCTTTTACCGGTTTTGGTGTTtggcatttaaataaatttttatttaaaaattaatattcatataaatgataaatatatttaaataaatttaatttactatttaatgaGTCAAATCAATACTAAcaatatttaatagtaatttaataTAACTTATACCAAAAAACTACTCATATTAATGTAAATGTTGAGCATTGCATATCCAATTATTGATCTTTGTCACATAACAAATTATTGGTTACCAAATTATTAatgcatgaaaacaacttttCTCCTCATTAATTTTGACATTTTCCCAACTTTTTTCCTGTAGGGATTTCCTCATTCACTTGACTTTTTGCAAAATAATCAATCTCTATAATCAGTAAGATCATTTCATCTCTTAAGTAATTATTGAACACACCAACTGAAAAAACTTCTTTTATATGATGTAGTTATATGTACATAAAAGGCCTTGTTTCCCCTTTTGGGAGAGACCATCTAGGACTAGAGTTCGAACTCGTGACCTTATTTTCAATTACGTGCTAGCTTATAATATGGCTGCTTTGCTAATGCAACAACGTTAAAGAACTTCTGGTCGAGATTGAATCTTGCGGAGAAATTGAGAAGGAGCTATCACATTCACATTCTAGATCTTCAAATCCCCAGAATTCTTCTTCTTGCTCTTCTTCCTTTGGCATTTTCCACCTTTCTTTGTCCATTTCTCCCTCAAGCATTACTTCCAATACCTGCCAACATATAGATAAGTACAGaggaattttaattattgaccTCTAAGAGTTCATTATCAGTTGTATCAAACATTTGACTTTGCATAATGGCTTCAAGATTCTAAACCACCattgttttaaaaataagaaattttaaaagaatttccATTTCTTCCTATATCATTTTGATAATATGAGTATATGACATTCACATTTCCTAATCACATGGGATATCAATAGTTTATGATCAGGTTTAGATTAAAGATTGAGGTTAGGTAGGATAAGACATCCTCAGACTATTTGGAAATTGCCATCCCCAGCTACCAATTCCTAAAAACAGGACTAAATCTAAGTTTACAAGTTGAAGTCTTCTTAACTACTAGTGAAAATGATGTGCATTAGTTCATCACAGCTCACAGGCAATACGCAACCACCTAAAAAATATGGAAAGGTGACCGAAACACAAGAACGAGCGAGTCTTGATGCAATGATAAGATTGCTCTTTTATGACAGGAAGGTCACAAGTTTCAGTCGTGTAAGCAGTCTCTTTGCGAGAAATCGTGTGGACTGTAAcgcctttttttccttttaatttaaaagactaATCACCAGAAAGTTATGTGCatatctagagtggaaatgATCACTCAAACAGTCAACTAGAAAGGAACTATTAGAAGCATGAACATGAAAGAAATGTCTGATGAAATGATCCTTATCTATAAGTTTTACTTTACATTTTAATAATGGAAGAGGCTGACTGTGACATTTAAACCAACTTCTCTTCTGTAGATTAATCAATGATTGAACAATTGATGCGATCAAAATGGCACCGAAATTCAGGATATATTAGATCATTAGTCTTAATACTCAAATGGTAATGGATATATATGAAATGGATTTAAGTTTTAATCAAGACAAAGGGATGCATAATAAAGTGTAGGTAATGGTTAAGCAGCTAGATACCTCACTCATGGTAGGGCGCCACGTGGAAGATGCCCGGATACAAAGAGAAGCAGCAAAGGCAAGTCCTATCAGCTGTGAAGCATCATAGGCCCCTCCAAGCCTTGGATCAACCACCTTTTCAATCTCTCCTTGTTTCAATATTGGTTTAGCCTGTTAAAAAGGTCGATGTTTAGCAATTAATAAAAGCTAAAAGGTTGATAAGTAGCTAAAAACTCTAAAAAAATATGATTGCAATGTGGAATTCCCAAATGAAAAAGGCAATCCATTTTCTAAAAATTGGTGACCTTACCCAGCTGCATATGCTTTGGTGAGACCCATCAACTGGTCTCCTACCAGAAATGATTTCTAAGAGAAAGACTCCAAATGCAAACACATCTGTCTTCTCATCTACTACTCCATGCATATAGTACTCAGGCGCTAAGTGCCTATCAAAGAAAAAAGGGCAAAATTTTCCATTACAATCAAATGGGTTGCTTTATAATAAGAAGACCTATGAGAATTTCAACTCACCCAAAAGTTCCTTCAATTGGAGCAATTGAATGGTGAGTCCATTGAGATGGAAGCCATTTTGCCAACCCAAAATCAGAAATCtgttattataataaaagatTAGAAACAcagtaataataaaatctagAAAACGCAAAAATAGAAAGGACTAAATCCATATGGGTACATTACCAGTGGTTCAAAATCAGCTGTCAAAAGAATATTTGAAGATTTAATATCTCTGTGAATAATCCTTCTTTGACATCCCTTGTGCAAGTAATGGAGTCCTCTGGCAGTTCCAATGGCAATCTTGTATCTTGTTTTCCAATCCACAACTGGAAATTTCTCATCTGAAAACCAAATTTGAAAGCACAAGATATCAGAAAATTGCAAAAGAAACAAAACCCACAAAGGAATCAAAATGGGTAAGTGGGTGCTCTGATTACCATGGAGAAGGGAAGCAACAGAGCCTCTAGAGGAGAAATGGAAGATGAGATAAAGCCCATTATCAATGCAACATCCTAAAAGAGACAAAACATTGGGATGAGATACATGACCAATTGTCCCAATCTCTGTCAGGAATTCCTTCTCCTTCCTCTCATCATTACAAGTTTTTGTTAGCCTTTTTACAGCAATCTTCTCTCCATCTCCTAACACTCCCTTGTAAACCTCTGCGTATCCTCCTTTTCCCACCAGGTTCTCTGAAACCCACATAACAAAAACCAAAATTTAAGAACAAAAATGATTAACATAAACAAGAGAAACACAaatatgcatatatatgtgtgtttTGTAAGAAAACCTGGGCTAAAAGCATTGGTGGCCTCAAAGATTTCCTGATAGGAGAAACATCTCCAAGCGGGTCTGGGAGAATGCTCTGTTTCTTGAACACACTTAGAGTTAGAAATTCCACTATTGTCTTCTTCAATGGTGATTGATTCTTCAAGGGCACGCCTTTTCAATGAGAAGAGCCTTTTGAGGCTGTTGGTTCGTATATACTTCATTGTAAAAGGGGGAAGCAAAGTAGAGGACTCTGTTGCATGCAAgggaagagaagaaagaaaagaaagtctGTGTTGTATCTCTGTGAAACGATTTTAAGGAAACACCAAAAACATAAGAGACAGAgtgttgtgtgtgtgtgtgtgtgtgtctgtgtacgagagagagagagagagagagaggaagcaAAGAGATGAACTTTGTCTGTATTGTTTCAATGAGAAGAAGGCTGAGATAAGCAACTGGGAGAAGAAAGTATTGGTTTTCAACTTAAAAGGCTTACAAATATTGCTAGATAGGAAAATTGTTGacgattttaactttttattttattttattttattttttatgtgaaaAATGATTGGAAGATAATCGGGTTTGGCTCTTCGTGGGAAGCAAATTATTGGGTAATTGAAAAAAAAgacttaataaattttagtttgattttaacttttcataaaaactttaatggTGGTATGAATTTGATgggttattttaaattatttaataattattttaacataattagtTTGGTATTTTAGTTTGAATACATATTTTAGATTATTTGCGTCATTTAAATTTGGATTTGTTTGcaaatttttagttttatttttaattttattttcaaattttcttaTCCTAATTTGATTAGCAATAAAATTAGACCCTTCATTTCATATGATAAATTTTGAATTGTAAATAAACCTTTATAAATTatgcaaaattttaatttttttaaaataaaaaattttaaactaaaaaaattaaaatcttttattttaaataagagaattattaaaaaaaataaatcaattaattaaatgtttgtgaattcttcttttcttattttgaaaGGAGTAGGAGGATTTGAGAAGAACATGGATTTGTCCGTCATTTCTGGGTTTTAAAGAACGTTTCTCTTATTCCATGGATTTAGAAGACGAAATTCATTTAGTTGGCTAGTAATAAATCTTTTTCTCCTCCTAGTTCTATgttagatctggttttcttcttgaCCCATCATATGGATCCCtcaaatgggtctctcaatattttatttgataaaagggCCTGCAAGAAAAAACGATCAGGGTCTATAGGGAATGTCCCGTAAAaaccctccgacgttcaagtcagatcttatgaattaaaatagtatatttaGGCCAGAGTtacagagagaaaataaaaatggagtccaggaatgagaaggaagaagagagaATGAGAGCCCCTCCCCACCTCTATAGTGCTACTTGTCTGTGTCCCTCAGacccgtacgtacggacgtgtcagGCCCTTCTTTATGcaggcgaccatttaattcACCTTGGCACGCATGCGAACAGAGTTGGAGAGTGATTGGGCCTACTCTTCCTTCCCGCATCATTTCACTGGGTTGGACCTCTTTTTATTTAATCTGGGCTCATGGTGGACCTGGCCTACCTCGCGTGTCCGGGTCGAGACTTGAAATGCTGGGTCGATCTTGCCTAAGGAGAGCTTAATAAGTTTTGGACTATTGTTCTCTTTTTGGGCCCGATTTCGCTCGGGGCAAaagaaacccagcggtcatcagctAGATTTTCATTAGTGTTGGGTTGTCTTGGAGTTTCCAACGCCATTTATGGAGGAAAAAAGTTTCAGGAGAATGTGTTTACTTTTTCTAGGTTTTGAAGGAAAtttctttttgatttttttgaatTTCCGATGGAAAACTGCATCACCAATACCTTAGAACATCTTAAATGAAGTGACCATTGATTTTGTCAGTGTATGCAAGTTCAATGAGTTATGAAAGCATCAATCAAAATTTCCGTTTCTTTatgcttaaaaaaattaaatgtaagATTTCATTATAATAGTTTTGGTAATACTAAAAATTAAGCTgcacttataaatttaatttgatggtaaatatatttaattaaatttaaaagttctCGACTCTAATCTCCTCAATTCTTAATTTCCAAAAGAATTtccattttaaaaagaaaaaaaattaagacaaaaaataaattaatctattTGTGAAGAAATAATTCCATTGGATTTGTATTTTAAATGCGGCAAGCataaatctattttaaaaattataacattaGTTTTACTAAAcacaacaattttttttaaaaaaaaggtcaTTTCTCTTCAAAATTTATGAGTTATTTTGACTGAtgcataatttaaaataatataatttattataaatattaattatgatcgatcgtatattaatttttatgaaaaaaaaaaagaaaaattcaactCTAGAATAGTTGTATGAGTAATTCTCCAATGAAATGATTGAAATGAAGAtgaaattcttggatttattatttaatttggcTTCAATTCATGCATATACGACTaccttttaaaaagaaaaatactgcACGTGATTGAGTCAATAGGTGAATAGTTAAATAAGTTTCTTTTAGCACAagatattgaaatttaattttcctttatgaataaagaaaaataaaaaatttaattcatatattaatttttataatcatGCATTTTTCACTTGTAAAATTAgaccaattaatttttaaaaaatcaaaatgtttatacgttttaatgatttatttaaattttttaattttaataaattaatttgaaattaaaatattttatataaattttatcctaatttaaaattaaaacaaaaaagtgTGCTCTTATTAAACATGGATctcaattaatatataaataaaaaataattaatattataaaattaaatgttcacacat encodes:
- the LOC110630998 gene encoding probable receptor-like serine/threonine-protein kinase At5g57670 — its product is MKYIRTNSLKRLFSLKRRALEESITIEEDNSGISNSKCVQETEHSPRPAWRCFSYQEIFEATNAFSPENLVGKGGYAEVYKGVLGDGEKIAVKRLTKTCNDERKEKEFLTEIGTIGHVSHPNVLSLLGCCIDNGLYLIFHFSSRGSVASLLHDEKFPVVDWKTRYKIAIGTARGLHYLHKGCQRRIIHRDIKSSNILLTADFEPLISDFGLAKWLPSQWTHHSIAPIEGTFGHLAPEYYMHGVVDEKTDVFAFGVFLLEIISGRRPVDGSHQSICSWAKPILKQGEIEKVVDPRLGGAYDASQLIGLAFAASLCIRASSTWRPTMSEVLEVMLEGEMDKERWKMPKEEEQEEEFWGFEDLECECDSSFSISPQDSISTRSSLTLLH